The Burkholderia ambifaria AMMD genome contains the following window.
GCGTGATCGCGGACTGGATGCCGGTCGAGTCGGTCGGGTTCACGAGCAGGATGTCGATCTTCTTCTGCAGCATGTCCTCGACGTCGCTCACCTGCTTGCTGACGTCGTGATGCGCGTCGGTGACGACGACCTGCGCGCCGATCGAGGCGGCCGCATCGTTCAGCGCCTTCTGCATCGTCACGAAATACGGGTTGTTCAGCTCCTGGAACGTCATGCCGATGCGCAGCGGCGCGGCGTGCGCGACGGCCGGCAGCACGGCCGCGACGGCAAGCGTGGCGAGGGCCGCGAAGCGGGCGCCGCGGCGCGGGGAAGAAGCGGGCGAGGCGGTGGGCGATGCGTGCGTCATGACGGTGTCTCCGGTTGTGTGTGCAGCTTTTTCGTGGGTGAGCGAGCCCCTCGCGACGCGAACGGCGCGATTGGCTGGGTAAAACGACGAGAAAAGGTCGGGCGAGCGCCCGGCGATCATCCGGGCTGCGGTACGAACCCGGGCGCGGCGGGCGTGACCACGCGCGGCGGCATCGGGTTGCCGGTGGGCGCCGCGTGCAGCGCGAGTTCGCGGCTGCGCGCGTTCAGGCGCTGGAGCGCGCGAAACTCGGACGGCGCCATCCCCTTCACCGCGCGGAACTGGCGGTTGAAGTTGGACACGTTGTTGAAGCCGGCCTGGAAGCAGATGTCGGTGATGTTCGCGTCATCGGCGAGCAGCATCTGGCACGCGGATTCGATGCGCAGGCGGTTCACGTACTGGACGAACGGCATGCCCGTATGACGGTGGAACGCACGCGAGAACGCGCTGACGCTCTGCCCGGTCAGTTGCGCGAGCTCCGATTCGCGCAGCTCCGACGCGAGGTTCTTGCCGATGTACGACAGCGCGTGGCTGAGCCGCGTGGGCGTCACGTGCGCCTGGTCGTAGGCGGGGCTCGCGAGCAGCGTGCGTTGCGCCGCGCCGCACAGCCGCTCGAGGATCGTCATGAACAGCGCGATGCGGCGCATGCCGCGCGCGCCCAGCAGTTCGTCGAACAGCGGCGCGATCGCCGCGCTCGTGTCGTCATCGAAGCCGACGCCGCGCCGCGCATCGTCGAGCAGCGCCCGCGCGTCGCGGCATTCGGGAAACGCGTCCATGCAGCGGCGCACGAACGACGGATCGAACTGGATCACCAGATTGCGGCGCTCGACGGTTTCGCCTTCCGCCATGTCGCTGACCCAGTTGTGCGGCAGGTTCGGGCCGAGCAGCACGAGATGGCCCGGGCCGAACGAGCCGATATGGTCGCCGACGAAATACTTGCCGCGCGTCGCGACGATCAGGTGCAGTTCGAATTCGGGATGAAAATGCCAGCGGATCGTGCGATACGGATAGCCATGCGACCAGACCTTGAACGACTCGTCGCGTCGCACTTCGACCACTTCCAGATCGGGGTGCATCATCCTGGCGTCTCCATTCCCATGTATCGCTGGCCGGGCCGTTCTGCATCGCGACCGGTCGCATGGAAAGCAATGTAGGTCGATCGCGCGCGCGGCTCCACCAACTTTACGCCTGATTTTCGATACTTTTTTGCGGTTTGCGGATGGAAACGACGCTGGACGGCAAAATTGTGCAGCGCGGAATGCGCGCCGGCCGGCGGCGGCGACGAACCGCCGCCGCGCGGATCCGGCAACGCGGCTCGCCCCCGAACGGCTACCGCGACGACGCAGCCGCGCTTTCCCGCGCGACGCGCACCTCGTACGTCTTCAGGTGGTTGTAGGCGATGCGCAGCAGCGACAACGCATCCGCCGCCTGCGGGTCGCGGCGCGCGAGCAGGTCGCCGATCACGTGGTCGGCTTCGACCCGCGCGCGGTTCTCGACATCGCGCAGCATCGACGCGGTCAGCGGCGATGGCGTC
Protein-coding sequences here:
- a CDS encoding AraC family transcriptional regulator, whose amino-acid sequence is MMHPDLEVVEVRRDESFKVWSHGYPYRTIRWHFHPEFELHLIVATRGKYFVGDHIGSFGPGHLVLLGPNLPHNWVSDMAEGETVERRNLVIQFDPSFVRRCMDAFPECRDARALLDDARRGVGFDDDTSAAIAPLFDELLGARGMRRIALFMTILERLCGAAQRTLLASPAYDQAHVTPTRLSHALSYIGKNLASELRESELAQLTGQSVSAFSRAFHRHTGMPFVQYVNRLRIESACQMLLADDANITDICFQAGFNNVSNFNRQFRAVKGMAPSEFRALQRLNARSRELALHAAPTGNPMPPRVVTPAAPGFVPQPG